In Oceanobacillus sp. FSL K6-2867, one DNA window encodes the following:
- a CDS encoding sensor histidine kinase produces the protein MDVFWLRFGLFSLIWVMMIFIDSINIAYSVGLFASALAIYFFISLQKGLFALFFCLTLIIGVHSFYYVDAFMLTLILYGYCLTDAAVRLKQKELIWYLLVTVVVSGIGIFKLDLFDVRHLLLYPLFSWMLFLLNYMIMEREEQRGIYDQLLGEYRKLKRMNLTAEHHARSEERTKIARDIHDSVGHRLTALIMKLEMLSIQKKDNSFNELKQMARESLEETRHAVKTLQSEENEGIATVVHLIRKLEAESHILVQFTMKQGVLSIALSNEKSVVLYRVIQEALTNAMRHAQSREVKITLGKTATEDISFEILNAVFDPKPFQFGFGLSNMRNRVEEVEGKLSVYQTEKHFIVSGMIPG, from the coding sequence ATGGATGTTTTCTGGCTGCGTTTTGGGCTATTCAGTCTAATATGGGTGATGATGATTTTTATCGACAGTATCAATATTGCATATAGTGTGGGGCTTTTCGCCTCAGCACTTGCGATATACTTTTTTATATCCCTTCAAAAAGGGCTATTCGCTTTATTTTTTTGTCTTACATTAATAATTGGAGTACATAGCTTCTATTACGTGGATGCTTTTATGCTCACCCTTATATTATATGGTTATTGTTTAACAGATGCTGCTGTTCGATTAAAACAAAAAGAACTGATTTGGTATTTGCTCGTTACGGTTGTTGTTTCGGGCATTGGTATTTTTAAGCTTGATCTGTTTGATGTGCGTCATCTGCTTCTTTATCCATTGTTCTCATGGATGCTGTTTCTGTTAAATTATATGATAATGGAGCGGGAAGAGCAGCGGGGAATCTATGATCAGCTATTAGGCGAATATCGTAAACTAAAACGAATGAACCTGACTGCTGAGCATCATGCTCGATCAGAAGAACGCACAAAAATTGCCAGAGATATTCATGACTCTGTTGGACATCGATTAACGGCTTTAATTATGAAACTAGAAATGCTGTCCATTCAAAAAAAGGATAATAGCTTTAACGAGCTTAAACAGATGGCAAGGGAAAGTCTTGAGGAAACAAGGCATGCTGTAAAAACATTGCAATCCGAAGAAAATGAAGGAATTGCTACGGTTGTTCATCTAATTCGGAAATTAGAGGCGGAAAGCCATATTCTGGTTCAATTTACAATGAAACAAGGCGTATTATCGATTGCGCTTTCTAATGAAAAAAGCGTCGTTTTATATCGTGTAATCCAAGAAGCTTTAACAAATGCGATGCGGCATGCCCAGTCAAGAGAAGTAAAAATTACACTGGGAAAAACAGCCACAGAAGATATTTCATTTGAAATTTTGAATGCAGTTTTTGATCCCAAGCCATTTCAGTTTGGGTTTGGACTTTCCAATATGAGGAATCGAGTGGAAGAAGTTGAGGGAAAGCTGTCAGTCTATCAAACAGAAAAGCATTTTATCGTATCTGGTATGATTCCGGGTTAG
- a CDS encoding M20 family metallo-hydrolase, with protein MTEKFILEKRLLEQYDKSYEGNGISGERIAQRLGELSKIGLTADNGSNRPGFSIAENEAKELIKTWMRDAGLDVSEDGAGNVFGRLAGQMDDSPVIMSGSHVDSVPNGGHFDGPLGVLAALEVAEAWKATDYQPRKPFEVAIFTDEEGSRFNNGLNGSEAMIGKANVEEKIELQDEEGRSFKEVLQDVGLSVQSYADSARQLDEIEFFVEVHIEQGKRLEKEQLPCGIVTGIAGPCWLELTFDGEAGHAGNTPMDDRKDALVAASEFVTKVSQLPRQINDSAVATIGKLHVEPNGVNVIPGKVTLYVDIRDIYKETRDELVNRVLSLSAEIADTYQIKVIHEEKVRVHPVPIGEDIQQLLEKALLEHGISPYKLPSGAGHDAMILGGKLPVAMIFTQSKNGISHNPAEWSSLSDCVQTVQVLKTFVESLQHDRK; from the coding sequence TTGACTGAAAAATTTATATTAGAAAAACGGTTGCTGGAGCAATATGATAAGAGCTATGAAGGGAATGGGATTTCTGGTGAGAGAATTGCACAGCGCCTTGGTGAATTATCGAAGATTGGCTTAACTGCAGACAATGGTTCAAACCGCCCGGGTTTTTCTATAGCGGAAAACGAGGCGAAGGAGTTAATCAAAACTTGGATGCGGGATGCTGGTCTTGATGTTTCTGAAGATGGTGCTGGAAATGTATTTGGGAGATTGGCGGGTCAGATGGATGACTCACCGGTGATTATGAGCGGCTCACATGTTGACAGTGTTCCAAATGGTGGCCACTTTGATGGACCGCTTGGTGTTTTAGCTGCACTTGAGGTTGCCGAAGCGTGGAAGGCAACTGACTATCAGCCAAGAAAGCCATTTGAGGTTGCTATTTTCACAGATGAAGAAGGATCACGATTTAACAATGGATTAAATGGCAGTGAAGCCATGATTGGAAAAGCGAATGTAGAAGAGAAAATAGAACTTCAGGACGAAGAAGGCAGAAGCTTTAAAGAGGTTTTACAAGATGTTGGATTATCTGTTCAAAGTTATGCGGATTCGGCTCGTCAATTAGATGAAATCGAATTTTTTGTGGAAGTACATATAGAACAAGGAAAACGATTAGAAAAGGAACAACTCCCTTGTGGAATTGTTACAGGGATTGCAGGTCCATGCTGGCTTGAGTTAACATTTGATGGAGAAGCTGGACATGCAGGCAATACACCAATGGATGATCGAAAGGACGCTTTAGTTGCAGCAAGTGAATTTGTGACGAAAGTTAGTCAATTGCCAAGACAAATAAATGATTCAGCAGTGGCTACAATTGGCAAACTTCATGTGGAACCAAACGGGGTCAATGTTATACCTGGTAAGGTAACCCTCTATGTTGATATTCGGGATATTTACAAGGAAACGCGTGATGAACTTGTAAATCGTGTGCTGTCGTTAAGTGCAGAAATCGCAGATACTTATCAAATTAAAGTAATTCATGAGGAAAAGGTTCGTGTTCACCCCGTTCCAATCGGTGAAGACATTCAGCAATTGTTAGAGAAAGCATTATTGGAACATGGGATTTCACCTTATAAATTACCAAGTGGGGCAGGTCATGATGCAATGATTCTAGGTGGAAAATTACCTGTTGCCATGATTTTTACACAAAGTAAAAACGGAATTAGTCATAACCCTGCCGAGTGGTCTTCTTTAAGTGACTGTGTACAAACGGTTCAAGTGCTTAAAACCTTTGTAGAAAGCTTGCAGCATGACAGAAAGTAG
- a CDS encoding S-adenosyl-l-methionine hydroxide adenosyltransferase family protein, translating to MSKNLVLQTDFGISDGAVSAMNGVAVSVDPDIRIFDLTHDIPEYNIWEASYRLYQTISYWPKGTVFISVVDPGVGTERMSVVVKTKEGQYIVTPNNGTLTHIKHSVGISEARIIDEKINRLPNSGESYTFHGRDVYAFTGARLAAGVISFEEVGPSVAVEEMIELPRTKAKIEEDAIKGNIDILDVRFGNLWTNIGRELFIEAGIQYGDTLEVSIQNNSRHIYKNMMRFGRSFADSRLGEPIVFVNSLDKLGVAINQGSFAKAYHIATGANWKISFRKV from the coding sequence ATGAGCAAAAATTTAGTGTTGCAAACAGATTTTGGAATTAGTGACGGAGCGGTAAGTGCAATGAATGGGGTAGCTGTTTCCGTTGATCCAGATATTCGAATTTTTGATCTGACACATGATATTCCGGAATACAATATATGGGAAGCGTCCTATCGTTTATATCAGACAATTAGCTACTGGCCAAAGGGAACAGTGTTTATTTCTGTCGTAGATCCAGGAGTTGGGACAGAACGGATGAGCGTTGTAGTAAAAACAAAGGAAGGACAATACATTGTAACGCCGAATAACGGAACGTTAACTCATATTAAGCATAGTGTTGGGATTTCTGAAGCACGAATAATTGATGAAAAAATAAATCGACTGCCGAATTCTGGAGAATCCTATACGTTCCATGGACGTGACGTGTATGCATTTACAGGGGCAAGACTGGCTGCAGGAGTTATTTCCTTTGAAGAGGTTGGTCCGAGCGTTGCAGTTGAAGAAATGATTGAATTGCCGAGAACAAAAGCAAAAATTGAGGAAGATGCGATTAAAGGAAATATTGATATTCTTGATGTTCGATTTGGCAACTTGTGGACGAATATAGGTCGTGAGCTGTTTATTGAAGCAGGGATTCAATATGGTGACACATTAGAAGTCTCCATTCAAAATAATTCACGCCATATATATAAAAACATGATGAGATTCGGCCGGTCTTTTGCAGATAGCCGATTAGGCGAACCAATTGTGTTTGTGAATTCATTGGATAAATTGGGGGTAGCTATTAATCAAGGATCCTTCGCAAAAGCCTACCATATTGCAACTGGTGCGAACTGGAAAATTAGCTTCCGTAAAGTATAA
- a CDS encoding DNA-deoxyinosine glycosylase yields the protein MTKKLTSFPPVLPKNPKVLILGSMPGKVSLEKAEYYGNPRNHFWPILFELFQAAPVKEYDKKIAFIKEHGIALWDSIGSCYREGSLDSNIIDEIPNDIIGLLREYPTIRLIACNGTKSYTTFKKNFKPADLGEVQVIKLPSTSPIPGRYTKSFQGKVASWSEILNHI from the coding sequence ATGACAAAAAAACTGACATCTTTTCCTCCGGTACTCCCAAAGAACCCCAAGGTTCTTATTCTTGGTTCCATGCCGGGGAAAGTCTCATTGGAAAAAGCCGAATACTATGGAAATCCCCGGAATCACTTTTGGCCGATCCTATTTGAATTGTTTCAGGCAGCCCCTGTAAAGGAATATGATAAAAAGATAGCTTTTATAAAAGAGCATGGAATCGCTTTATGGGATTCCATTGGTTCTTGTTATCGGGAAGGGAGCTTGGATTCAAATATTATCGATGAGATTCCAAATGATATTATTGGATTGCTGCGCGAATATCCAACCATACGCTTAATAGCATGCAATGGCACTAAGTCATATACAACATTTAAGAAAAATTTCAAACCAGCAGATCTTGGGGAGGTTCAAGTAATAAAATTACCATCCACGAGCCCAATTCCAGGCAGGTATACGAAATCATTTCAAGGAAAAGTTGCCTCTTGGAGTGAAATTTTAAATCATATCTAA
- a CDS encoding multidrug resistance efflux transporter family protein, producing MKAILIGILAALFFSVTFILNRAMELEGGSWVWSATLRFFFMLPILILIVGYQRNIKPLIKHIKARPVSWLIWSTVGFGLFYAPLTFATIYGPGWLVAATFQLTIIAGSLLVPFLNNKIKQKIPIQSIFISLIILAGVFVMQFEHASSVPLLSVLLCVIPLVISAFAYPLGNRKMMQVVNGELNTFQRILGMTIASLPFWIALSIYGFIAHGIPNSSQIIQTFIVAISSGIIATVLFFYATEMVQQDNEKMAGVEATQSGEVVFALIGEIIILSAPLPSFVSFIGMGLVIIGMILHSIVSALANRKTLEINKKSGIHRKL from the coding sequence TTGAAAGCAATTTTAATTGGTATATTGGCTGCATTGTTTTTTTCCGTTACATTTATATTGAATAGGGCCATGGAGTTAGAAGGCGGCAGCTGGGTTTGGAGTGCAACACTGCGATTTTTCTTTATGCTGCCTATTCTTATTCTGATTGTAGGGTATCAGCGCAATATAAAGCCTTTGATCAAACATATAAAAGCAAGACCTGTTTCTTGGCTTATCTGGAGTACTGTTGGATTCGGGTTATTTTATGCCCCCCTTACATTCGCAACAATTTATGGTCCTGGATGGCTTGTGGCAGCAACATTTCAGCTGACGATAATTGCGGGCTCCTTACTCGTACCATTTTTAAACAATAAAATAAAGCAAAAAATTCCAATCCAAAGTATTTTTATATCGCTTATTATTTTAGCCGGCGTATTCGTTATGCAATTCGAACACGCTTCTTCTGTACCTTTATTAAGTGTTTTGCTATGTGTGATTCCTTTAGTTATTTCGGCATTTGCATACCCATTAGGCAACCGGAAAATGATGCAAGTTGTAAACGGTGAGTTGAACACCTTTCAAAGAATACTTGGTATGACGATTGCTTCTCTGCCTTTTTGGATTGCTCTTTCAATTTATGGTTTTATTGCACATGGAATACCAAATTCCAGTCAGATCATCCAAACATTTATCGTGGCAATTTCTTCTGGAATAATTGCGACCGTTTTATTTTTCTATGCTACGGAGATGGTTCAGCAGGATAATGAGAAGATGGCCGGAGTTGAAGCTACCCAATCAGGGGAAGTTGTCTTTGCATTAATTGGAGAAATTATTATTTTAAGCGCTCCATTACCAAGCTTTGTTTCTTTTATAGGAATGGGGCTTGTAATCATTGGAATGATTTTGCACAGTATTGTATCCGCACTGGCAAACCGCAAAACACTTGAAATTAACAAAAAAAGTGGCATCCATCGAAAACTTTAG
- a CDS encoding DHA2 family efflux MFS transporter permease subunit, which yields MKNNDIENLEKLNKLPIVAVLITGAFLAILNQTLLATAIPPIMHDLKLSENTAQWLTTIFMLVNGIMIPITAFLIETFTTRKLFLTAMSTFAIGTLICAFAPTFMLLMAGRIVQAAGAGIMMPLMMTIFLLIFPIEKRGTAMGTVGLVIGFAPALGPVISGWLVEHYPWRALFYLVLPLSVINIIIAYFVMKNVTRRTFPKVDYLSIILSTLGFGGLLYGFSSAGNYGWTSLAVISSLIIGTITLTSFILRQFKLEQPILEFRIFKNKIFTLTTIIGMIAFIGLIASETILPIYMQNMAGFSALESGLMILPGALLMGFMSPINGRIFDKIGARYLLIIGLTLLTVTSFLYTRLTAETSLAYLTIVFAIRMLGISMIMMPATTAGLNQLPARLIPHGSAMTNTMRQVAASVGTAILVTIMTASALRTGEEALPMEMIHGVNVSFYIATVLSLVALILSFFIKGTNSAKDKERISA from the coding sequence CTGAAGAATAATGATATTGAAAATCTAGAAAAGCTAAATAAATTGCCAATTGTTGCTGTGTTGATCACTGGAGCGTTTTTAGCAATTTTAAATCAAACACTGCTGGCAACAGCAATTCCTCCTATTATGCACGATCTGAAATTATCAGAGAATACCGCACAGTGGCTGACAACAATATTTATGCTGGTGAATGGGATTATGATTCCAATTACAGCTTTTTTAATTGAAACATTTACAACACGAAAATTATTTTTAACAGCAATGAGTACATTTGCTATAGGCACACTAATATGTGCCTTTGCTCCAACCTTCATGCTATTGATGGCAGGGCGAATTGTACAGGCTGCTGGAGCTGGTATTATGATGCCTTTGATGATGACAATATTCCTGCTGATCTTTCCAATTGAAAAACGTGGTACAGCGATGGGGACTGTGGGATTGGTGATTGGATTTGCCCCTGCACTTGGTCCGGTCATTTCAGGCTGGTTGGTTGAGCATTATCCATGGCGTGCTCTATTCTATTTAGTGCTGCCTCTTTCAGTTATAAACATCATAATCGCTTACTTTGTTATGAAAAATGTAACAAGACGAACATTTCCGAAAGTAGACTACTTATCTATTATTCTATCGACCTTAGGTTTTGGTGGATTACTTTATGGTTTTAGTAGTGCAGGAAATTATGGTTGGACGAGTCTGGCGGTTATTAGCAGCCTCATTATTGGGACTATTACACTTACTAGCTTTATCCTGCGACAATTCAAGCTAGAGCAACCTATTCTTGAGTTCAGGATTTTTAAAAATAAAATCTTTACATTGACAACCATTATCGGAATGATTGCGTTTATTGGACTAATTGCCTCGGAGACGATTTTGCCGATTTACATGCAGAACATGGCTGGATTTTCTGCATTGGAATCAGGTCTCATGATATTGCCAGGGGCTTTGCTAATGGGATTTATGTCGCCGATTAATGGGAGGATTTTTGATAAAATTGGTGCGAGGTATCTGCTGATTATTGGTTTAACCTTGCTAACCGTTACGTCCTTTTTATATACAAGATTAACTGCAGAAACGTCGTTAGCTTACCTTACAATTGTTTTTGCAATACGAATGCTGGGGATATCGATGATAATGATGCCTGCGACAACTGCAGGACTCAACCAGTTACCAGCTCGCCTGATTCCACATGGCTCAGCAATGACAAATACGATGAGACAGGTAGCCGCATCAGTAGGGACTGCGATTTTAGTGACGATTATGACTGCTTCAGCCCTTCGGACAGGAGAAGAGGCACTCCCAATGGAAATGATTCACGGTGTGAATGTTTCCTTTTACATTGCGACGGTATTATCATTAGTGGCTCTTATATTATCATTTTTTATTAAAGGAACAAATTCTGCAAAAGATAAAGAAAGAATATCCGCATAA
- a CDS encoding nucleobase:cation symporter-2 family protein, with protein MKTVALGFQHVLAMYAGAILVPLIVGDALGLTSEQLTYLVAIDILMCGIATILQVMNNRFFGIGLPVVLGCTFTAVGPMIAIGGQYGISAIYGAIIVTGIVVVLISGFFGSLVRFFPPVVTGTVVTIIGITLIPVAINNLGGGQGASDFGSITNISLGFGTLLFIILLYRFATGFLRSISILIGLIVGTAVAMFMGKVNFSAVTEASYFHMVEPFYFGTPTFEWSAILTMILVAIVSLVESTGVYFALGDITERKLTEKDLSKGYRAEGIAIFLGGIFNAFQYTAFSQNVGLIQMTGVKTRKVIFVAGGMLIALGFVPKIAALTTIIPTAVLGGAMVAMFGMVISQGIKMLSSVISDSPENSMIIACSVGMGLGVTVVPELFAQLPSSIQILTSNGIVAGSVTAIALNIVFHMLPKRKTQTVLKEQKAS; from the coding sequence ATGAAAACTGTAGCATTAGGATTTCAACATGTTTTAGCGATGTATGCGGGGGCAATATTAGTTCCGCTAATTGTTGGAGATGCACTTGGACTGACTTCTGAACAACTGACATATCTTGTTGCAATCGATATTTTAATGTGTGGGATTGCTACAATCTTACAGGTTATGAATAACCGCTTTTTTGGAATTGGGCTCCCAGTGGTACTTGGATGTACATTCACAGCGGTCGGACCAATGATAGCAATTGGCGGACAATATGGGATCTCTGCTATCTATGGAGCAATTATTGTAACAGGTATTGTCGTCGTGCTCATTAGTGGATTCTTTGGAAGTCTGGTACGCTTTTTTCCACCAGTTGTGACAGGTACAGTAGTAACAATAATCGGTATTACATTAATCCCTGTGGCTATTAATAATTTGGGCGGGGGACAAGGAGCAAGCGACTTTGGCTCAATTACTAATATATCTTTAGGTTTTGGAACGCTATTATTTATCATATTATTGTATCGTTTTGCTACCGGGTTTTTAAGATCAATCTCTATTCTTATCGGCTTAATTGTCGGTACCGCTGTTGCTATGTTTATGGGGAAAGTAAATTTTTCAGCAGTAACAGAAGCTTCCTATTTTCACATGGTAGAACCGTTTTATTTTGGAACGCCGACATTTGAATGGTCTGCCATTTTAACGATGATTCTTGTTGCTATTGTATCTTTGGTTGAATCAACTGGTGTTTATTTTGCATTAGGAGATATTACAGAAAGAAAGCTAACGGAAAAAGATCTTTCAAAAGGATATCGTGCAGAAGGAATTGCTATCTTTCTCGGTGGAATTTTTAATGCATTTCAATATACAGCTTTTTCCCAAAATGTTGGATTGATTCAAATGACTGGTGTGAAAACAAGAAAGGTCATTTTTGTTGCTGGGGGTATGTTAATTGCGTTAGGATTTGTACCTAAAATTGCAGCATTGACAACAATAATTCCAACTGCTGTTTTGGGTGGTGCGATGGTTGCGATGTTCGGGATGGTTATTTCCCAGGGCATAAAAATGCTAAGCAGTGTTATTTCAGATTCACCGGAAAACTCAATGATCATTGCTTGTTCAGTTGGGATGGGGCTTGGTGTTACCGTGGTTCCGGAATTGTTCGCTCAATTGCCATCCAGCATCCAAATTTTAACGAGTAATGGAATTGTAGCTGGAAGTGTAACAGCCATTGCACTGAATATTGTATTCCATATGCTGCCAAAAAGAAAAACACAAACCGTTTTAAAAGAACAAAAAGCTTCGTGA
- a CDS encoding xanthine phosphoribosyltransferase yields MELLKQKIMDEGNVLSETVLKVDSFLNHQIDPKLMQAIGEEYADRFYDSGITKILTLESSGIAPATMAGLALGVPVIFARKRKSLTLINELYSAQVYSFTKKETNKISVSKDYLSEDDVVLVIDDFLANGQAIAGLVDIVEQACAKLAGVGIVIEKGFQEGGKQIRERGIRVESLAIISSLENGQVTFEKEAVPK; encoded by the coding sequence ATGGAGTTATTAAAACAAAAAATCATGGATGAAGGAAATGTATTATCGGAAACGGTTTTGAAAGTAGATTCATTTCTAAACCACCAAATTGATCCTAAGCTGATGCAAGCAATTGGCGAAGAATATGCAGATCGTTTTTATGATAGTGGGATTACTAAAATCTTAACACTTGAGTCCTCTGGGATTGCACCCGCAACCATGGCAGGTCTCGCACTTGGGGTACCAGTTATCTTTGCTAGAAAGCGCAAGTCATTAACATTAATTAATGAGCTATATTCAGCTCAAGTCTATTCGTTCACGAAAAAAGAAACAAATAAAATTTCAGTGTCCAAAGATTATCTTTCAGAGGACGATGTAGTACTTGTAATTGACGACTTTCTTGCAAATGGACAGGCGATTGCAGGTCTGGTTGATATTGTGGAACAGGCATGTGCAAAGCTTGCAGGAGTGGGTATTGTTATTGAGAAAGGTTTTCAGGAAGGCGGCAAGCAAATTCGCGAGCGTGGTATTCGTGTCGAGTCGTTAGCAATAATTTCATCTCTGGAAAATGGACAGGTCACCTTTGAAAAGGAGGCAGTGCCTAAATGA
- a CDS encoding VOC family protein, with protein MTFHYEMIDHVQLAAPPGSEEEARSFYGGILGFKEVEKPEFLKANGGVWFQDGAINIHIGIETPFVPAKKAHPAILVNNIDKLKEHLTKMRVDFTVDHKLPGATRFYITDPFGNRIEFLEWEE; from the coding sequence ATGACTTTTCATTATGAAATGATTGATCATGTTCAATTAGCTGCCCCACCTGGTAGCGAAGAAGAAGCACGTAGCTTTTATGGGGGAATTTTAGGTTTTAAAGAGGTAGAAAAGCCGGAATTTCTGAAAGCAAATGGGGGAGTTTGGTTTCAGGATGGGGCAATAAATATCCATATTGGAATAGAAACACCGTTCGTACCTGCGAAAAAAGCACACCCAGCAATCTTAGTAAATAATATTGATAAATTAAAAGAACATCTAACCAAAATGCGTGTGGATTTTACAGTTGACCATAAACTGCCGGGCGCAACTCGTTTTTATATAACCGATCCTTTTGGAAATCGGATTGAGTTTTTAGAGTGGGAGGAATAG
- the sspL gene encoding small, acid-soluble spore protein L encodes MANKNDNWSKKRVNSSVNPQGYSEDAAEQEPKSQLEQRAKKKNTKI; translated from the coding sequence GTGGCTAATAAAAATGATAATTGGAGTAAGAAACGAGTTAATTCGAGTGTGAATCCACAAGGATATTCAGAAGACGCAGCTGAACAGGAGCCAAAGTCACAGCTTGAACAGCGTGCAAAAAAGAAAAATACCAAAATATAA
- a CDS encoding acyl-CoA synthetase → MNVDTNVQNEMEKMLQRARRNTLGDILDRTRERTPTKFALAYKNKRISYEELDNVVNQTAHAFAADGMKKGDMITVMSKNSLDFVVVNFALARIGAVMIPINYMLNREDIQYIVEHAEVIGFIASEEYAGLLDQSVGKQDIKYRYLMDISLPYNGEIKGWKPLAQAQEGMSDQLMDADIFDDDLVQVLYTSGTESRPKGVMLTHKSLISEYLSSIVDGKMGTEDIAIHALPLYHSAQLHVFLGPSVYLGSSGIILSSANPELILKTIEEEKATQLFCPPTVWIGLLRHPDFDKRDLTSLEKCYYGAAIMPKEILKELSERLPNAQFWNFYGQTEVAPLATALQPEDQLRKLGSAGKATLNVQTKIVDEEGNEVQRGEVGEIVHRTPHAMKGYLHEPEKTAEAFRNGWFHSGDLGVMDVDGYITIVDRKKDMINTGGVNVSSREIEEIIYQLEGVSEVAVISIPDAYWIEAVTAIVVPKTGSEITKESVIQFCTDKLTKYKVPKHVEITNELPKNPSGKVLKRSLRDKYEGLAEQ, encoded by the coding sequence ATGAATGTCGATACAAATGTTCAAAATGAAATGGAAAAAATGCTGCAAAGGGCACGAAGAAACACATTAGGAGATATATTGGATCGGACGCGAGAAAGAACTCCAACTAAATTTGCATTAGCTTATAAAAACAAAAGGATCTCCTATGAAGAGCTTGATAATGTTGTTAATCAGACAGCCCATGCATTTGCGGCTGATGGCATGAAAAAGGGAGACATGATTACGGTCATGTCTAAAAACAGCCTTGACTTTGTTGTAGTTAATTTTGCACTCGCGCGAATTGGAGCGGTTATGATTCCGATCAACTATATGCTTAATCGAGAAGATATACAGTATATTGTTGAGCATGCGGAGGTTATTGGTTTCATTGCTTCAGAGGAATATGCAGGCCTGCTTGACCAGTCTGTTGGCAAACAGGATATTAAATATCGTTATCTGATGGACATAAGCCTTCCATATAATGGTGAAATTAAAGGTTGGAAGCCATTAGCCCAAGCTCAAGAAGGAATGTCCGACCAATTAATGGATGCAGATATTTTTGATGATGATCTCGTACAGGTTTTATATACAAGTGGCACGGAGTCCAGACCTAAAGGAGTCATGCTTACACATAAAAGCCTTATAAGTGAATATCTCAGCAGTATTGTAGATGGGAAAATGGGAACAGAGGATATTGCTATCCATGCATTGCCGTTATATCACAGTGCACAGCTTCATGTTTTTTTAGGACCGAGTGTTTACCTTGGGTCGAGTGGGATTATTCTAAGCTCAGCAAACCCAGAGCTAATTTTAAAAACAATTGAGGAAGAAAAAGCAACACAATTATTTTGCCCGCCGACTGTTTGGATAGGATTACTACGTCACCCAGATTTTGATAAACGTGATTTAACCTCACTTGAAAAATGCTACTATGGGGCTGCTATTATGCCAAAGGAAATTTTGAAAGAGCTTTCAGAGCGTTTGCCAAATGCTCAATTCTGGAATTTTTATGGCCAAACCGAGGTCGCCCCCCTTGCAACCGCACTTCAGCCGGAAGATCAGCTACGGAAGCTTGGGTCTGCCGGAAAAGCGACATTAAATGTGCAAACGAAAATTGTTGATGAGGAAGGTAATGAAGTACAACGGGGTGAGGTTGGAGAAATTGTCCATCGTACCCCGCATGCCATGAAAGGTTATTTACACGAACCTGAAAAAACGGCCGAGGCATTTCGAAACGGGTGGTTTCATAGTGGGGATTTAGGTGTAATGGATGTGGACGGCTATATTACAATTGTAGATCGCAAAAAAGACATGATAAATACTGGTGGTGTGAATGTTTCTTCCAGGGAAATTGAGGAAATCATTTATCAGTTAGAAGGAGTTTCAGAGGTCGCTGTAATTAGTATACCTGATGCATATTGGATTGAAGCCGTGACAGCGATTGTTGTTCCAAAAACAGGGTCGGAAATAACCAAAGAATCGGTGATTCAATTTTGTACAGATAAACTAACGAAATACAAAGTTCCTAAACATGTGGAGATTACAAATGAACTACCGAAAAATCCAAGTGGGAAGGTGCTGAAGCGTTCATTGAGAGATAAATATGAAGGTTTGGCTGAACAATAA